Part of the Zingiber officinale cultivar Zhangliang chromosome 6A, Zo_v1.1, whole genome shotgun sequence genome, ttcgtgggtgaaactcgcagaaaaacatggtcgctagtagagaactccaggggtctccgtctctgatctgcataactcttctggcggtcctgcgtctctaacatcctccatctgatagtacggatcaactctgcctcctgctgagctttatgaggtcccaacagctaggcctctccaacctcatcccagagggtgggtgtccgacaaggcctaccatacaacacttcaaacggtgccatctcgatagccgaatgaaagctgttgttgtaggcgaactctaccaatggcaaatggtcctcccactGCCTGCAAAATCCAatacgcaagacctcagcaagtcctctagagtctgaatggtctgctctgactgtccatctgtctgtggatggaaagctgtattgAAACGGAGCTaagtgcccaaggtctgctgcagactctgtcagaatcaagacgtgaaccgtgggtctttatccgaaataatactcaaaggaacaccatgtaatctgatgatctacCGACAATACATATCTGTCAAtcaatccagggaatcagtcttccggatcgataagaagtgcgctgatttgattaattgatcaacgattacccaaatcgcgttatGACCTCGACTTATCCTAGggaaactcaccacaaagtccatggtaatgtgttcttagttccactcaggaataggaatccgctgaagtaatccggcaggtctctggtgctcagccttcacttgctgacagacaagacatctagctacaaattccacgatgtctttcttcataccgttccaccagtaggaacgcctcaaatctcgatacatgtgggttccacctggatggatcgtaaatcgagagtgatgagcctcctgaagtagctcctataagaccgggtgagactgaggtacgtataatctgcctcagaagtatataataccctcctcatctcgtgtgaactcggtctgctgcccggaagctatctggctgccaatgaactgaaaatgctgATCATCAGCCTGGGCCTCTTGGATCCTCatcttgatcgacgactgagcaaccatggtaacaagaatatcctgctctgtctgtccctgctcctcaaggcctaactcggagaaaccctgaatcaagtctgtgactgaagctcggtggcaagtcaaagtccctctggacttcctgctgagtgcatcggcaaccacattagctttccctgggtgatagctaatggtacaatcataatcctttaggaactccatccatctcctctgtcggagattaagctccttctgggtaaaCAGATAtctgagactcttatggtcagtgagaatctcaaaggtaataccgtacaggtaatgccgccaaatcttcagagcaaatataatagcggccaactccaaatcatgaactgggtagttcttctcatgctccttcaactgtcgagaagcataggagactaccctgccgtgctgcatcagaacaacacccaaaccctgtagagatgcgtcggtgtagagcacgaatccgtcctctccagtgggcaaaaccaaaactggagccaacactaatctccacttcagctcttggaagctggtctcgcagtgctcggaccatgtgaacttcacgcctttcctggtcaggcatgtCAGTGACATAGtgatacgcgagaaacccttgacgaaccgtctgtaatatccagccaatcccaaaaaactacggatctcctgaactgatttcggctgctacTAGctagtgacagcctcgatcttctgagggtctactaaaatacctcggctagagaccacatgtcccagaaaaccgactaagGATAGCtagaaagcacacttgctgaacttcgcatatagctgatgtcgtcgaagagtctccaatactgtgcgaagatgctgtgcattttcctcctcggaacgtgagtagaccaatatgtcgtcgatgaaaacgacaacgaactgatctagatactccagaaagatgcggttcatcaaattcataaataccgctggagcattggtaaacccaaatagcattaccaaaaactcataatgatcgtatctggtacggaaagctatcttctgaatatcaaattctttgactctcagctgatgatatccggaccgtagatcaatcttagaatacactgaggtacctctgagctgatcaaataaatcctcgatccaCGGTAagaggtacttatttctgatggtcactgcatttagctgtctgtagtctatgcacaacctcataataccatcctttttcttgacaaataataccggagaaccccatgaagaagcactagggcgtataaatccccggtctaaaagctcctggagttgaaccttcagttcgtttaactcttttggtgtcatacgataaggagctttcgatatcGGCGTGGtttccggaatcaactcaatagcaaactccacttgccttctgggaggtaaACCTGGTAGCTTctctggaaatacatccagaTACTCTCAGACTACTAGaacgtcggagagttgagaaTTATTGTTATCTTCAGTatgaatcaaagataatagaaaaccctgacagccatgtgacagcagcttctgagcctgaatcgtcgAAATGATCAATACGtcatcatctctgatgccagtgaaatcccacgagggttgattcggaggccggaatgtaaccaccctcatctggcaatcaacagtggcatgatatgctgacaaacaatccatgccaagaataatatcgaaCTCGATCATTTCCAGTACTAATAGATCTACCATAAGTATCTTGTTGCCAAACtctaacgggcaacctttgacctcctgggtgacgtccaaagcatcaccggacggtagagagataGTCAGTCACTGTGGTTTGaaggtgggtaatctaccaatctccctcataaaggtatgagatataaaagaatacgagctaccaatatctatcagcatatccgcagataaggcataaatagaaattgtaccgcggaaaatggatccgtcggcccgctgcacATCCTCTCTAGTAATCGCGTGTATCCGTCCAGTCTCTAGTGGAGGTAGAGGTGGTAACACTGCTAGCGAGTGCTGCATCTGGGTAGGAGCCTACCATTGAGGCGGTGCTGGAGACTGTGCCAGAGGTGGATGAGAGGGCTTCGACTGATACTGTACTGGTAGTTGAGACTACGTCTGATACTGAACCAGTGGTCGGGGCTGCATATATTGGACTAGGGGTTGAGGCTGCAGCTGATATGGGGGTCCCACGACAGAACTATATGGTACCAAGAAGGCAGGGTGTGTgtagcaggttgctctgtttggcttcgTTTGTTcgttcatgggtagtgtgacgcagcgtggtagccggcagggatccctcctctggactggctcgaggagatgagagcattgcgctccccggcttatgatttagggtaggaggataggtgtactccgacagcatcccgtccactcgatcgctcaggagtagtgatgacagagtgcacggttgtcatagtcctacccacttggtctcaccatcgtgtgtgagatggatgactggcgtcaggggtgaccaggacatgttattggcatcatatgcatatatttgcatttattgcttgtgtttgttgcactttatatgctgcctATTGGATGGATgtattgtttgacatgcatacaggatttatgatacttggGGTCTGACGACCTTGATATCCCTATTCTCaagttctggttagtacagatactccttACTTTGCCATTTTACATTTTctatccaggagactgtacgcatatttatttctgctggttattatttactatgcatgtcaactaggtatccgctgagtgttggactcacacctcgttattactattttcaggttgaggctgttcaggaggttccaatcgctagtcccccaccacttcACGTAGCAACGAGTTCGCACATTTtggtttttattttcttattatgttattgTCTATGTTATTTAGACTTGCATCTTTTGccacttggatcttgtatgatcTCTTATTATAGATGGGTTTTCGTTTGAATGTATGctggtgatttgtgttttatgggtgcagttgagtaggatatcggatttgtgttttatgggtgtagttgagtagaatTTTTGCGATGATTTCCTTATCTTTTCTTTAGTTTAGttgttactattaaactgcgtggatacTTACTTATTGTAGTTTTATGTTATACATATGTTCCagtcgtgttggccgaggtatatggaataatgtagtaaagtttcatattatcacccgtacaagggagatgctgccgaaacttcttctggcagggactacctgaggcgtgacaatttatttggtaccAGGGACTTCTTCTTAAGTTTgtgcttccgaaaaggaaggtgcaccttaatgatatggatagtatcatctaaccttttaagccatacttaaccagaatctcataaccggggtattacaatcacccccacttaagaCACAACGTCCTTGTTGTGTCACCATGAAttacaccacagacaaatcccagaatctctctcgctaggtggtgccctgggtgctcctgccacaggcgcactcacggtcgcaaggttgctttgataccatctgtaacgccccggcccgggcggaccCTACCCGGATTGAACCGGGAACACCACTAGAATtttccatcgggttgacgactagctccacaaaccaccgaAGGTCCTTTTAGCatactttgtcctcactcgcacgcaccttggaaaacttcctaggaggtcacccatcctcaaattACTCCAAGTCAAGCAatcttaactttggagttcttaagtttgtgcTTCCGAAAAGAAGGTGCACCttagtgatatggatagtaccgtctaaccttttaagtcatacttaactagaatctcagaacTGGGGTATTACAATAAGTCGTATGATCCGCAAAAATTGACGTCAGTGTCGAAATCAGTAGAAAAGGATGTCAATGTCAAAATTGACAACATAAGATGTCGACACCTAAATTGACAGAAAAGGGCGTCAGCGTCGAAATTGGCAGCACAGGATATTGGTGCCGAAATCGGCAGAAAATAATGTTGATGCTGAAATCAGTAGAAAAGAATGTTGGCACCGAAATCGGTAGGATAGGGTGGCAGCGTCGAAATTGACAAAAATAGAACAGAAAATAGATGATGACGTCGAAATCAACAACAGCAGTAGGAGACGACAGCAGTAACAGGAACCAATAATAGAGGGCGGTAGAAAAAAATAGATCAGAGAAGGAGAACCTATCTCTGATACCATATAgagattaagagaaggaaaatataattatattattaaattcaaaattgattaagaaataaagaatatAAGGTctttatatagttaattataagaaaaaaaatctaaattctaaattgaaaAGGTCAACTACTATATCTAAACTCAAAATTATaaagataaaaaattaaattatcctaagattataaataaataattctaataggttatataatataaattatataatcacCCATCCCCATAAGTCTTATGCAGGGCAGGATGAATTAATCCTTTTCAAGAGCATACAAACTTGTCAAACGTGTCTTTTATTTAAGTTGGGGAAGTAAATTATGTAGCAGCGACGAAACCTAGAGAAGTTGTCCATTGTATTTTTACGATCATCCAagactttattttattttatttaccatCATTGTATGGATCGACGACATTCTTttatgtatataaaaatgcatatTGTTAAAAACTGCAAAGAATTGTCTTCGTCTAAATTAGTGGTTATTTACATTCTCCAAATCTTCCAGGCACAACGAAGAAGAGCTTCTGGATCTTTGTTGTTCTAAGTTTCAAACATAGCCATTAGCTATGGAAGGAGCTTTGGTAGCTGCAACTCGCTTCGTAGCTGATAAGGCGGCAATTCTCTTCCAACTCGACGAGAAACTCAAGGCAATGACTGATATCGAAGAGAAGATGGAGAATATCAAGGAGTTGTCGACGATTATTGACATGGTGATCGAAGATGTCGAGTCCCATACTTTAAATAAAGATGCCGTGAAGGACTGGTTGAGGAAGCTCAAATACTTGGCCTACGATCTGGAGGATGTAATGGATTGTTACGACACCGAAGCCTTGCGGAGGCAGAGATCATCAATATCTTCTTTCGAGCCGGTGCGTGATTTCTTCTCTTCTAATAATCAAATTGTGTTTACGAGTAGGATAAGTGATATGATACAAGCTGTAACAAATAGTCTGGATTCTATTTTGCGACAAAAGTCCTTTCTTCCTAATTTGCCACAAAGCAGTAGCCACATGTCACTAAATCCCTACAGAGAAACCCACTCCCGCAATAGCTTTGATGTTATAGGGAGAGAAATAGAGAAGAATATGATTGTCGGCATGTTAACAAATGATGATGATGAAAGCAGTACTCATGGTACATTGAAGGTCATCACCATTGTTGGGATGGGTGGCCTAGGGAAGACTACACTTGCTCAGCTTGTTTTCAATGACGAGGGGGTGAAAGCTCATTTTGAAAGTTCAAGAATGTGGACAGTTGTGGGGGCTGAATTTGACCCGGCAAAAATAATGAAGTCTGTTTTAGAATTGGCTACTGGTGCATCAGTCAACATCTCACAAATAGATTTAGTGAGGCAGAAAATAGAAAAAGCATTATCTGGGAAGAAATTTCTGTTGGTGTTGGATGATGTATGGAATGAAGACGCAACAAAGTGGAATGTATTGAAACCAGCCTTAACATGTGGGGCGAGAGGAAGCAAAATTTTGGTGACAACCCGTAGCCAACAGGTCTCTTCAATTATGGGCTCGTCCAATACcacccaccaaatacaacaatTGTCCCGAGATGATTGTTTGTCCTTGTTTCAACAATTTGCATTTGGAGATGAAGCAGTGGACCAAAACTTGATGGAAATTGGTGAAAAGATTGTTAAAAAATGTGGTGGTGTTCCCTTGGCTGCCATTTCTCTTGGTAGCATGCTCCGCATCACCCGGGATGAACCCTATTGGTCCTCGGTATTGAACAGTGAAATTTGGCAGCTGGGAAACAAGGAAGATAAAGTGTTAGCTGTACTAAAGTTAAGCTATGACAGTCTCCCTCCACGATCAAAGAAGTGTTTTGCATTTGCCTCTCTATTCTCAAAAAATAATAGGATGGCAAAGGATGAACTAATAAAATTGTGGATAGCAAATGGTTTCGTAAGTTCAGAAGGAAATTTTGATGCTGAAACAGTGGGCAACCGTGTCTTTGATGATCTTGTGTCGAGATCATTCTTTCTCTTGATACCATCTCAAGATGTAACCAAGTGCACGATGCATGATTTGATGCATGATCTGGCACGATCAGTATCTGCAGATGTATATTGTAATTCTAAACAAGACTCGGTGAAACATATTGGAAACAGAACATATCATTTGCACATATACTTGGCAAATACATCGAAAGTTACTCGGGCCTTAAGCAAGAAGCCATTGTACTTGCGTACCCTTATATTGAACTATGTTAGTTTAAACGGCGATCAGCTTGAAATTGTTTTCTCAGAACTGAAATATTTGCGGGTGTTAGAGTTAACTGGCAATAAAATCAAGGAGGTGCCGACGTCAATAGGAAATCTGATACATTTGAGGTACCTCAACTTATCTAAGAATAGGATTAAAGTTCTACCCGACTCCATTACCCTTCTCCACAATTTACAATATCTTTATTGCCATCATTTAAGATTGACACACATGCCCTGCGGGTTGTCACGACTAATTAATCTTCGAAGTTTATCTTTCTTTGCTGCTGCGGATGGAGCTGGCGCATGTTCAATCATAGAACTTGAGGATTTGAAGCTCCATGGAGAaatgaaaattcaattttcaGAGAATTTTACAAACTACTCTTGCGGTGGaagaaaaattttgaagaatAAACATCTTAATGAACTACGCTTAAAGTTTAATTGTTCAGAAAGTAATGACAAGGATATGTTGGAGGATCTTTGTCCCAACAGTAGCTTAAAAAAGCTAAGCATATGCAATTATGGGAGCCGACAATTTCCAGAATTGTTGATAGAATCACAGTTGCCAAATTTGGTTGAAGTTTGCCTTAAAAACTGCCGTGGTTGTGAGCACATTCCTCCATTTGGAAATCTGCAGTTTCTTAAGAAGCTTGAATTGCACAAAATGAATGCCGTTACACAGATGGGTGCTGAGTTCCATGGGTTCGGAGGCTTTCCTTCCCTTCAAGAACTCTACTTGGATAGGATGGATGACTTAGAGGAATGGTCAGAGTCTGATTATGTCGATGAATCGTTCCCTTTACTAAAGACGTTGTTTATTGTCAAATGTCCTAAATTGAAAAGTATGCCAAGGCTTCCTAGGATCCAATACCTTGACATATCATACTGCAGTGGGAGCCTACTCCCATGCGTTGGAAGACTGACTTCTCTTTCTGTTCTTCGAGTGGAGGCCATGGACGACATGACATCCCTTCCTAATGGCTGCATCAGAAACCTCACATCTTTGACGGCATTTGAAATCAAAGGGTGCAAACAACTCCAATGTCTTCCTGGCGATGAAATGCAGCACTTAGAAATGATTCGTACATTGACCATTGACAGGTGTGATAATTTGGCATCCTTACCGTCAGAAGTGGGATGCCTCGGTTCTCTTTGCTTTCTACGTCTCAGAGGTTGTCCAAGTATAATAGTGCAGCCAGAAGTACTCGTACAAATAATGAATTTACTACATAAGTTCCAAATAGATATttgttacaagaatgtcgatgtACGAGGGCAACTGCAACACTTTCACACGCTCAAAAAATTGTTTATAACGGGTGCACATGGGATAAATATGAAGCATAGTTGCATTGATGGCAACAATGTCACACAATTAGGTATTTGTTGTTGTGATGAATTGGAGTCGTTGATGACAGCAGAACCAACAAGCAATGTGTTAGAAGAACTATACATACATAGAATTTCCAATCTTACGACCTTGCCTGACTGGCTAAAGCATCTCAAGTCTCTTCGTGTTCTATCACTCCACAACTGTTCTATCACTCCACATACATGGAATTAGGGGGTTTGAAGAATCTACATATGTTGCCACAATTGAAAAGAAGATGGGAGAAAGGCGAAGATTGGTCCATCATCTCACATCTGCCATGTGTTCAAATTGATTAGAATACTCCAAAAATAATAGGTAAGATGTATTAAATAAGCATAATTCAATAATATTTTACTGTTGTTATCTTTCATTTAGTAATATtcaattatgttttttttaacttttaactcATTTAATTCTTTTGTGATCATCACATCCTTTGCTTTTCTTTAACCACTATATTCAGTCACGGAGGATTTAGACTCAGCATGAGATCTTAGTTGTTGCTCAATCATATATATTGTATCTTGAAAGTAAATTTATTCTAGTTGAAGCTTTAAGTTATACATGTGGTTCATTATAATGTCACACTAGACTTCATTTTATTGCTTGATACATTATGATTTTTCTCTCTTAAAGGTTTACTGCCAGTGTGAGATCTTGTTGTTGCTTTATGGTGTCGTTATGTTGTAATAAATAAACTACATGATATTGACATAGAGTTGGCAGTTATGTGATTTGATCCTGTTATTTGCATACATTGTAGTGTTTTTCTTATATGATGATGCACTTTTGTATAAAATAGAAAAGGTTCTGTTAAAATGTTTctaagaaaatgaaaattaataaaagtACTCAACTGAAATTGACACAAGAAGACTCCAAATAGAGGAATTCTCAAGAACAATATTGTGGCGATCTTTGTAAAAATGATACTCATGTTATTTTGTGTAAATCTCATTGATAAACATTTACAAGTTAAAATTACCACAAGTCCACAATAACATGTGAGCATTTACCATCTTAAATCCTTGTTAATAGATAACTAAAGGCATGATCACTTTCTAGGCAACTTAAGGCATTATCACTAATCTGCAATTTTGTCAAGATAAAATCAAGAAACTTGAGTAGGAAACCAATAAAGAGAGGTACATTATCGGAAAATTTGCGAAGCTACTCTACATCAATAATCtgttaaaattctaaaatccaacCAGAGAATCTAGTTGTTGAAAGAACACCAGAATCATAGTAGGCAATTGGTATAATTCCATGTCCACTAGACAATGATTCTGTCTCTTTAATTTCATCTTGCAAGTTTTTTTTTGGATAAGAAGAAGAAATAATTATGCATTAATGTTATGGTTACTTATCTCTACAATTAACCCCACCTAAGACCCGACCTGGGATGATAACTTTTAGCTGAGAATAATAAGAAGAACAAGGCTTTAaacaatccaaaataaagaaagacCCTATGCATTTTGAAAGTGTGCCTTCTGAGTGGTTCAGAGGAGAAGATCCAAAACTGGCAAAAGGGTGTTAGGATGCGTGACATTTGGAGACGTGACTCCCTTGGTGCTAGGATGCATGACTCTAAATCAAGTGATTATAACCGGCAAAAGGCTGTCAACATGATTGAGGAAAATCTTCAGGTCAGGTTTCTTATTCTGTTATATTTTAATCTTTTCATATTTCATATGATCTTGTGCCAATTGATTAGACT contains:
- the LOC121995439 gene encoding putative disease resistance protein RGA4, whose amino-acid sequence is MEGALVAATRFVADKAAILFQLDEKLKAMTDIEEKMENIKELSTIIDMVIEDVESHTLNKDAVKDWLRKLKYLAYDLEDVMDCYDTEALRRQRSSISSFEPVRDFFSSNNQIVFTSRISDMIQAVTNSLDSILRQKSFLPNLPQSSSHMSLNPYRETHSRNSFDVIGREIEKNMIVGMLTNDDDESSTHGTLKVITIVGMGGLGKTTLAQLVFNDEGVKAHFESSRMWTVVGAEFDPAKIMKSVLELATGASVNISQIDLVRQKIEKALSGKKFLLVLDDVWNEDATKWNVLKPALTCGARGSKILVTTRSQQVSSIMGSSNTTHQIQQLSRDDCLSLFQQFAFGDEAVDQNLMEIGEKIVKKCGGVPLAAISLGSMLRITRDEPYWSSVLNSEIWQLGNKEDKVLAVLKLSYDSLPPRSKKCFAFASLFSKNNRMAKDELIKLWIANGFVSSEGNFDAETVGNRVFDDLVSRSFFLLIPSQDVTKCTMHDLMHDLARSVSADVYCNSKQDSVKHIGNRTYHLHIYLANTSKVTRALSKKPLYLRTLILNYVSLNGDQLEIVFSELKYLRVLELTGNKIKEVPTSIGNLIHLRYLNLSKNRIKVLPDSITLLHNLQYLYCHHLRLTHMPCGLSRLINLRSLSFFAAADGAGACSIIELEDLKLHGEMKIQFSENFTNYSCGGRKILKNKHLNELRLKFNCSESNDKDMLEDLCPNSSLKKLSICNYGSRQFPELLIESQLPNLVEVCLKNCRGCEHIPPFGNLQFLKKLELHKMNAVTQMGAEFHGFGGFPSLQELYLDRMDDLEEWSESDYVDESFPLLKTLFIVKCPKLKSMPRLPRIQYLDISYCSGSLLPCVGRLTSLSVLRVEAMDDMTSLPNGCIRNLTSLTAFEIKGCKQLQCLPGDEMQHLEMIRTLTIDRCDNLASLPSEVGCLGSLCFLRLREEKIQNWQKGVRMRDIWRRDSLGARMHDSKSSDYNRQKAVNMIEENLQEDQQKLELHVFEMEVELTCLNEALLIEALSEKLGTAGSEIKSLKEMVAMAERLVESESVLKEMESSMKYPLEMEVEKSIWSSKEKAFLEASEKLKIQNNLMQKLSENLL